A genomic region of Hydrogenovibrio crunogenus contains the following coding sequences:
- a CDS encoding uroporphyrinogen-III synthase, with protein sequence MTKPDSVLTFLNTRPVEQAATLTQSVREKGHQVLTCPTLKISPQALPQQAQITLSTFDKVFFISQNAVKQFVERWQEAYQTGPVFTEKTACFAIGQSTYNAMKALDWPVVKVESNQYVTEALLQSEILQNLTGQQCLIVKGKGGRPTLAEGLKAAGATVAEWAVYERVPAAFCESEWRAFRSAHHPVLLVSSLDAWYGLEKMLKTTEYGHDKDQAWLFSQDVIVFSERIKHALQQQGWQGRLFVVPQQSNAGILISLEQISIER encoded by the coding sequence ATGACCAAGCCTGATTCGGTTTTGACGTTTTTAAATACCCGCCCGGTTGAGCAGGCAGCGACCTTGACACAATCGGTTCGGGAAAAAGGGCACCAGGTGTTGACCTGCCCGACATTAAAAATCAGTCCACAGGCATTGCCTCAACAAGCACAAATTACCTTATCGACCTTCGACAAGGTGTTTTTTATCAGCCAGAATGCGGTAAAACAATTTGTAGAAAGGTGGCAAGAAGCTTATCAAACGGGTCCGGTTTTCACAGAAAAAACAGCGTGTTTTGCTATTGGCCAAAGCACCTATAATGCGATGAAAGCACTTGATTGGCCTGTTGTTAAAGTAGAATCGAATCAATATGTGACTGAAGCTTTGCTGCAATCGGAAATTTTGCAAAACCTAACCGGTCAACAATGCTTAATTGTCAAAGGTAAAGGTGGGCGACCCACCTTGGCAGAAGGCTTAAAAGCAGCGGGAGCCACGGTGGCTGAATGGGCTGTTTATGAAAGAGTCCCTGCAGCGTTTTGTGAATCGGAGTGGCGAGCGTTTCGGTCCGCGCATCACCCAGTATTGCTCGTCAGTAGTTTGGATGCTTGGTATGGTTTGGAAAAAATGTTAAAAACCACTGAGTATGGACATGACAAAGACCAGGCCTGGCTCTTTTCACAAGATGTGATTGTGTTTAGTGAACGCATTAAGCATGCGTTGCAGCAGCAGGGATGGCAAGGACGTTTATTTGTGGTACCACAGCAAAGTAACGCAGGGATATTAATCTCGCTGGAGCAAATCTCAATTGAACGCTGA
- a CDS encoding heme biosynthesis HemY N-terminal domain-containing protein, protein MSKILKWSFFLLIATGLTTLALYDNGQVSMVWNDWVIETSLSFALAAVLVVFGSVYLLMRLLINIWHFPAYWRNRQQLKRYNKAETSISKGLIALEYGDWQMAEKHLIKMAKKSDAGLIHYLTAAKMAHNQGALMRREQYLNEARKRFPQDYVTIGLVESRLLANEQPDMALVILAELHQQNPKNRPILSEYVQLLEKQKQWQTLEGLLGQIKKIRAMDKAALQALEIRLIAGKVAKAENLDALDTLWRSLSAKQQLMPAILAEFVEQRMGWGKEQGLAELIVKSVSKQWDDRLVYQYGRIELGPAFERLKRAEKWLKEQADNPILLLTLGRLACMSQLWGQAKHYFQQSLKLQPELETFHALAKCYEAEGLETQAALTYKEAILQLEKKS, encoded by the coding sequence ATGTCTAAAATCCTAAAGTGGTCTTTTTTTCTACTGATTGCGACAGGACTGACAACACTCGCATTGTATGATAATGGGCAGGTATCAATGGTCTGGAATGACTGGGTAATAGAGACCAGTCTCAGCTTTGCCTTGGCAGCGGTATTGGTGGTTTTCGGTTCGGTGTATTTGCTGATGCGCTTGCTGATTAATATTTGGCATTTTCCGGCTTATTGGCGGAATCGACAACAACTGAAACGTTATAACAAAGCAGAAACCTCGATTTCAAAGGGGTTGATAGCATTGGAGTATGGCGATTGGCAAATGGCTGAAAAGCATTTGATTAAGATGGCCAAAAAATCAGATGCCGGCTTGATTCATTATTTAACTGCAGCAAAGATGGCGCATAACCAAGGCGCTTTGATGCGACGGGAGCAATATTTGAATGAAGCCAGAAAGCGCTTCCCCCAAGATTATGTCACCATTGGTTTGGTCGAATCCCGTTTATTGGCAAACGAACAGCCGGATATGGCACTGGTGATTTTGGCTGAACTGCATCAGCAAAACCCCAAAAATAGACCGATTTTGTCCGAGTATGTGCAATTGCTGGAAAAGCAGAAACAATGGCAAACACTGGAAGGCTTATTGGGTCAAATTAAAAAAATCCGGGCTATGGACAAAGCGGCCCTTCAGGCGTTGGAAATTCGTCTGATAGCTGGCAAAGTGGCTAAAGCTGAAAATTTAGATGCGTTAGATACCTTATGGAGAAGCTTGAGTGCGAAACAGCAACTGATGCCAGCGATTTTAGCTGAATTTGTTGAGCAGCGAATGGGCTGGGGCAAAGAACAAGGCTTGGCGGAGCTGATTGTGAAAAGTGTTTCTAAACAATGGGATGATCGTTTGGTTTATCAGTATGGGCGTATTGAACTTGGACCGGCTTTTGAACGCTTAAAACGCGCCGAAAAATGGTTGAAAGAGCAAGCTGACAACCCGATATTATTGCTGACATTAGGAAGGCTGGCTTGCATGAGTCAGCTTTGGGGGCAAGCAAAGCATTATTTCCAGCAAAGCTTAAAGTTGCAACCGGAATTGGAAACCTTCCACGCCTTGGCGAAATGTTATGAAGCAGAAGGCTTGGAAACTCAGGCCGCCCTGACATATAAAGAAGCCATTTTGCAGCTTGAAAAAAAATCTTAA
- a CDS encoding GGDEF domain-containing protein, whose translation MSTDVIKPTAFRKFAFKKFIWVSIAAILASLVVTLLVSSIYLGFSYQQATEKVHSELDMILTQLQQANGNPSRIEALLMQIQPKEKQNTYQFVGAGLSHYAIKESNKPAVTFNKLARAIETDRIPVQVFDVTHTVLLGGIPLYYSPNCQTCELSDPKGKFIGSLLYERRITSPIFGTSIFGVFLLIFILNFFVIGVYMMTRTLEQDFIQPLKKLSQRIDHVRLDEDDMVWQRQPQKIAEIDMVDEMITEHIQMLKAVHEKLDALMVTEHESGFFHQDRFKESLQFEIFRSERYKRPLSMIVIKLIKIISTSSNHEVSVAEKIHVFADLINHATRNVDMPFRVRDQLFVILMPEIDENDIRIVTRKYYERFSQPSHAATHESASFNFKIEIGYASYGYDATTANELMHAALARLTEDPTNTEKEKEV comes from the coding sequence ATGAGCACGGATGTCATTAAGCCAACTGCTTTTCGAAAATTTGCTTTCAAAAAATTCATCTGGGTCTCTATCGCGGCAATACTGGCTTCACTTGTTGTCACTCTTCTTGTCAGCAGCATTTATCTTGGTTTTTCTTATCAACAAGCCACCGAAAAAGTCCATTCAGAACTGGACATGATTCTAACTCAACTTCAACAGGCCAATGGTAATCCATCCCGAATTGAAGCTCTTTTGATGCAAATTCAGCCAAAAGAGAAACAAAATACCTATCAATTCGTTGGTGCTGGTCTCTCACATTACGCCATTAAAGAAAGTAACAAACCCGCGGTTACATTCAACAAACTGGCTCGCGCCATCGAAACTGATCGAATCCCCGTACAAGTTTTTGATGTGACACATACTGTCTTATTAGGAGGCATTCCACTTTATTATTCGCCAAATTGTCAGACCTGCGAATTATCCGACCCGAAGGGAAAATTCATTGGAAGCCTGCTCTATGAACGTCGCATCACTTCACCGATTTTTGGCACCAGCATCTTTGGTGTTTTCTTGTTGATCTTTATTCTGAACTTCTTTGTCATCGGCGTTTATATGATGACCCGCACTTTGGAACAAGATTTTATTCAACCGCTTAAAAAACTGTCTCAACGCATCGACCATGTACGACTGGATGAAGACGATATGGTGTGGCAAAGACAACCTCAAAAAATTGCCGAAATCGATATGGTCGATGAAATGATCACAGAGCACATTCAAATGCTCAAGGCAGTGCATGAAAAACTGGATGCATTAATGGTAACCGAACATGAAAGTGGCTTTTTTCATCAGGACAGGTTCAAAGAAAGCCTGCAGTTTGAAATCTTTCGTTCAGAACGCTACAAACGCCCTTTGTCCATGATTGTCATTAAACTCATTAAAATCATCAGCACCTCTTCTAACCATGAAGTGAGCGTGGCGGAAAAAATTCATGTGTTTGCTGATTTAATCAACCATGCCACAAGAAACGTGGACATGCCGTTTAGAGTTCGAGACCAACTTTTTGTGATACTGATGCCGGAAATTGATGAAAATGATATCCGAATTGTGACGCGTAAATATTATGAGCGGTTTTCTCAACCTTCTCACGCTGCCACACACGAATCGGCTTCTTTTAACTTTAAAATTGAAATCGGTTACGCATCCTACGGATATGATGCCACCACAGCAAATGAATTGATGCATGCTGCATTAGCACGATTGACAGAAGACCCAACTAACACAGAAAAAGAGAAAGAGGTTTAA
- a CDS encoding YjfB family protein, with protein MDISPNAAVYAHQQQQTVNTHQQVQVTMLKKAMDMQAEGALALIQSLPGAPSAQALPANLGNHINTTA; from the coding sequence ATGGACATTTCACCGAATGCAGCAGTTTATGCGCATCAACAGCAACAAACTGTCAATACGCATCAGCAAGTACAGGTAACAATGCTTAAAAAAGCGATGGATATGCAGGCAGAAGGCGCATTGGCATTGATTCAATCGTTACCGGGAGCACCATCCGCTCAAGCACTCCCTGCGAATTTAGGGAATCATATCAATACCACTGCTTAA
- a CDS encoding acetate/propionate family kinase, protein MKILVLNAGSSSLKYSLFSGADSHLIIHGLIDHIILPSSKAYTEALGNVEKTLQKKGLITHLGDCDAIGHRVVHGGELFHQAVTINDKTLADIKSVSQLAPLHNPFNLVPIEMIHSHYPDLKQVAVFDTAFHQSMPEKAYRYALPNALYEEHQIRRYGFHGSSHQYIAKRMATRLEKPLSQLNIISMHLGNGASVCAIQNGQSIDTSMGFTPLEGLIMGTRSGDIDPAIPVYLMEKLGYSTQEVDDLLNHQSGLMGLTEHSDMQAVLSLAQQGNSHAQLAVEMFIYRLIKTVGGYLSMMPTVDALVFTGGIGEHSAEIRQKTIHGFSPLFGLALDSSANRAPTLEQDISASDSAIACWVIPTDEEWEIAQQTLQRLT, encoded by the coding sequence ATGAAAATATTGGTTTTAAATGCAGGAAGCTCTTCCTTAAAATACAGTTTATTTTCAGGAGCAGACTCTCATCTCATCATTCATGGTCTCATCGACCATATTATCCTGCCTTCCTCAAAAGCCTATACAGAAGCCTTAGGAAACGTCGAAAAAACGCTACAAAAAAAAGGCTTAATCACACACTTGGGCGATTGCGATGCCATCGGACATCGAGTGGTACATGGCGGGGAGCTGTTTCACCAAGCGGTCACCATCAATGACAAAACGCTTGCAGACATCAAGTCAGTGTCTCAATTAGCTCCCTTACACAACCCTTTCAATTTAGTACCGATTGAAATGATCCACTCGCACTATCCTGATTTAAAACAGGTTGCTGTGTTTGATACCGCTTTCCATCAAAGTATGCCAGAAAAGGCGTATCGTTATGCGTTACCCAATGCGTTATATGAGGAGCATCAGATTCGACGATATGGTTTTCATGGTTCTTCTCATCAATACATTGCCAAACGCATGGCCACACGCCTAGAAAAACCTCTTTCCCAGCTCAATATCATTTCAATGCATTTAGGCAACGGCGCAAGTGTTTGCGCAATTCAAAATGGACAGAGCATCGACACCAGCATGGGGTTCACACCGCTTGAAGGATTAATAATGGGGACCAGAAGTGGTGATATTGACCCGGCCATTCCGGTTTATTTGATGGAAAAATTAGGATACTCTACTCAAGAAGTGGATGACTTACTCAATCATCAAAGTGGATTGATGGGATTGACAGAACACAGTGACATGCAGGCGGTTTTATCCCTTGCTCAACAAGGAAATTCTCACGCCCAACTTGCTGTGGAAATGTTTATATACCGTTTAATCAAAACTGTGGGTGGCTATTTATCGATGATGCCAACAGTGGACGCTTTGGTGTTTACAGGCGGTATAGGAGAGCATTCTGCGGAAATTCGTCAAAAAACAATCCATGGTTTCTCTCCCCTCTTTGGACTGGCTTTAGATAGTTCGGCCAATCGTGCGCCCACGCTCGAACAAGACATATCTGCATCAGATAGCGCCATTGCATGCTGGGTCATTCCAACCGATGAAGAATGGGAAATCGCCCAACAAACACTCCAGCGCTTAACATAA
- the pta gene encoding phosphate acetyltransferase encodes MQSNSLFIAPRERHAGSLLISLGLMSLLRQKFEKIAFYRPLITDKQDPDCHFLKHTFQLEIPENEMTGLQVSEATQLLSENKKHTLYEMLVEQFQALQEKYDFVLVHGMELTDQTSGIDFDINLALAKHFNSPYASVISGQNKAIHDIEKEIEMELHASSNLDPFAFFINRTPAHILEFIPQFPQHEDVPIYFLPEIEDLNTPTVKEVADALQGQFLSSSESSCGRLVKEPIVAAMTIENYLPRVNEGDLIIVPGDRSDILLASVMSLFARNMPNIAGILLTGGLTPRSVIMDLIKSYQAADLPIISVETDTYPTAVSAGNVRANLTPNNPRKTNLALGLFDQWVNREHLMDKLLIRTQDRSKDITTPIMFEYGLFEKARAHLQTIVLPESNDDRILKACDLLLQRNVVKPILLGNPDEILYRANLLGIDLKEVEMIDPETSPWRSDFINELYEMRKHKGITYDLARDSMTHVNYFATMMVHKGYADGMVSGATHTTADTVRPALQIIKTEPGTALVSSVFFMCFDTRVLVYGDCAVNQNPTSDELSEIAISSAQTAEQFGIAPKVALLSYSTGISGKGNEVDKVRQATQLAQQKRPDLIIEGPLQYDAAIDMTVALQKMPESQVAGKATVFIFPDLNTGNNTYKAVQRASGAIAIGPVLQGLRKPINDLSRGCSVADVINTVAITAIQAQAQSDLSSAGQ; translated from the coding sequence ATGCAATCGAATAGTTTATTTATTGCACCTCGCGAACGTCATGCCGGCAGCCTTCTCATTTCGCTTGGACTCATGTCTCTGCTTAGACAAAAATTCGAAAAAATTGCTTTCTACCGTCCATTGATTACTGACAAACAAGACCCGGATTGTCATTTTCTCAAACACACCTTTCAGCTTGAAATACCTGAAAACGAGATGACAGGGTTACAAGTGTCTGAAGCAACACAACTGTTAAGTGAAAACAAAAAACACACGTTATATGAAATGCTGGTTGAACAATTCCAAGCCTTGCAGGAAAAGTATGACTTTGTCCTAGTGCATGGCATGGAATTAACTGATCAAACCAGCGGTATTGATTTTGACATCAACCTGGCTTTAGCCAAGCATTTTAATAGCCCTTATGCATCCGTCATAAGTGGACAAAACAAAGCCATCCATGACATTGAAAAAGAAATCGAAATGGAGCTACATGCCAGCTCTAACCTGGATCCTTTTGCCTTTTTTATTAACCGAACCCCTGCCCATATCTTAGAGTTTATTCCTCAATTTCCACAGCATGAAGATGTGCCTATTTACTTTTTACCTGAAATTGAAGATTTAAACACCCCCACAGTCAAAGAGGTCGCCGATGCACTACAGGGACAGTTTTTATCTTCCAGTGAGAGCAGTTGCGGTCGCCTTGTAAAGGAACCGATTGTTGCCGCGATGACCATTGAAAATTATTTACCCCGCGTCAATGAAGGGGATTTAATTATTGTGCCGGGGGATCGCAGCGATATTCTGCTTGCTTCGGTTATGAGTTTGTTTGCTCGAAACATGCCCAATATTGCTGGCATCCTACTCACTGGCGGGTTAACGCCTCGCTCTGTCATCATGGATCTGATCAAGAGTTATCAAGCGGCTGATTTACCGATTATTTCGGTAGAAACAGATACTTACCCCACTGCCGTTAGCGCAGGAAACGTCAGAGCCAATCTCACACCTAATAACCCTCGAAAAACCAATTTAGCACTTGGCTTATTTGATCAATGGGTAAACCGGGAACATTTAATGGATAAACTGCTGATCAGAACTCAAGATCGCAGTAAAGACATCACCACGCCTATTATGTTCGAATATGGGTTATTTGAAAAAGCACGTGCTCATTTACAAACCATCGTCCTTCCCGAAAGCAATGATGATCGGATTTTGAAGGCTTGTGATTTATTGTTACAACGTAATGTGGTCAAACCCATTTTACTGGGAAACCCTGATGAAATTTTATATCGTGCTAATTTACTGGGAATCGATCTTAAAGAAGTCGAAATGATCGACCCTGAAACCAGCCCCTGGCGATCAGACTTTATCAATGAATTGTATGAAATGCGAAAACACAAAGGCATCACTTATGATTTAGCTCGTGATTCAATGACGCATGTTAATTATTTTGCAACCATGATGGTTCATAAGGGGTATGCCGATGGTATGGTTTCCGGAGCAACCCACACGACAGCAGATACAGTACGACCTGCTTTACAGATTATTAAGACAGAACCTGGCACAGCCTTAGTCTCCAGCGTATTTTTCATGTGCTTTGACACCCGGGTACTGGTTTATGGTGACTGTGCCGTGAATCAAAACCCGACGTCTGACGAACTATCTGAAATCGCCATCAGTTCTGCACAAACAGCAGAACAATTTGGTATTGCTCCTAAAGTCGCCTTGTTATCGTATTCAACAGGAATTTCTGGCAAAGGTAATGAGGTTGATAAAGTCAGACAAGCCACTCAACTGGCCCAACAAAAACGACCTGATTTAATCATAGAAGGACCGTTGCAATACGATGCCGCAATTGACATGACCGTGGCGTTACAAAAAATGCCCGAAAGCCAGGTTGCAGGAAAAGCGACAGTATTCATCTTTCCAGATCTAAACACCGGTAATAACACCTATAAGGCGGTTCAAAGAGCTTCTGGTGCCATTGCCATTGGCCCTGTACTTCAAGGGCTGCGAAAACCGATAAATGACCTGAGTCGTGGATGCAGTGTGGCCGACGTCATTAACACCGTTGCGATTACCGCAATACAAGCACAGGCTCAATCAGACCTGTCTTCCGCAGGACAGTAA
- the hemW gene encoding radical SAM family heme chaperone HemW, which produces MNFTQPVPLSLYVHYPWCIQKCPYCDFNSHTLKEDQEQKYIQAMVRQLEQTLPDIWGRPIQSIFFGGGTPSLMSEAGLDAFLSQARALLGFQPDIEITLEANPGTVDFEKFSGFRQAGVNRLSMGIQSFDDEKLRALGRIHSSDEAYQAVEAAKSAGFDNFNLDLMFALPNQTLAQAVHDVETALALEPPHMSHYQLTLEPNTPFYKNPPVLPEEDLAWEMQEACQTALSKAGYHHYEVSAYAKKDQACRHNLNYWQFGDYIGLGAGAHGKITQPPIGEIWRTQMPASPGSYMNMIEAGDMGRQHVLSDDDALFEFMLNALRLQDGFPLTLFTLRTGLPLEVIEPQLEKMISKGWAEQHLNELQLTQTGKTYLNEVLQLFLS; this is translated from the coding sequence TTGAACTTTACTCAACCCGTTCCATTATCCTTATATGTACATTACCCTTGGTGTATTCAAAAATGTCCTTATTGTGACTTTAACTCACATACTCTTAAGGAGGATCAGGAGCAAAAGTATATTCAGGCAATGGTTCGCCAGCTGGAACAAACGTTGCCGGATATTTGGGGGCGACCGATTCAGTCTATCTTTTTTGGCGGCGGCACGCCCAGCCTGATGTCTGAAGCGGGGTTGGACGCTTTTTTGTCTCAAGCCAGAGCATTATTAGGGTTTCAACCCGATATTGAAATTACTTTGGAAGCCAATCCAGGCACCGTTGATTTTGAAAAATTTTCGGGGTTTCGCCAGGCGGGGGTGAATCGTTTATCGATGGGAATTCAAAGTTTTGATGACGAAAAGTTACGGGCTTTAGGGCGCATTCACTCTTCTGATGAAGCATATCAAGCTGTAGAAGCTGCCAAGTCAGCGGGGTTTGATAATTTTAATTTGGATCTGATGTTTGCCTTGCCCAACCAAACGTTAGCGCAAGCAGTACATGACGTTGAAACGGCTTTGGCGTTAGAGCCGCCACACATGTCACATTACCAGCTGACACTGGAACCAAACACGCCTTTTTATAAGAATCCACCGGTATTACCGGAGGAAGATTTGGCTTGGGAAATGCAAGAAGCTTGTCAAACCGCTTTATCAAAGGCGGGTTATCATCATTATGAGGTTTCTGCTTATGCCAAAAAGGACCAGGCCTGCCGTCATAACCTGAATTATTGGCAATTTGGCGATTATATTGGCTTGGGAGCGGGAGCGCATGGCAAGATTACTCAGCCACCAATTGGTGAAATTTGGCGGACGCAAATGCCGGCTTCGCCAGGTAGTTATATGAATATGATTGAAGCTGGTGACATGGGGCGTCAACATGTTTTATCAGATGATGATGCATTGTTTGAATTCATGTTGAATGCGCTCAGGTTACAGGATGGATTTCCGCTGACTTTGTTCACATTGCGAACGGGCTTGCCGTTAGAAGTGATAGAACCGCAATTAGAAAAGATGATTTCTAAAGGTTGGGCTGAGCAACATCTAAATGAACTACAGTTAACACAAACAGGTAAAACGTATTTAAATGAAGTCTTACAGCTTTTTCTGTCATAA
- a CDS encoding AsmA family protein codes for MEKKPDSALDDKVTQTTDQQDLPPEKKVYSDDHVCPIKEQRMAKQRGKPAHPVVKWSSRIVMALAIIPIILVLAFIGAINFMDYNQYKPQIESEFQKRTGYGLKINGPIDVSVWPFALEAKQVELQNRPSFSSPNLAQIDSIQVELSLWSLFVNRHLELLGVELEKPHLFLETNAAGQHNWRLLQQRLALTAAQPKPPGLRKVAYQVVTAPVEVSDTTELVDWHLDSFVLQNAIIEWQNEQAKTHLTMEDFDLMAFDISPNQPFKVLTNFQYDSSEIKSSFHFNVASMLTLNNRFSQWTLSDWTGNVRLVLPKTMQIPEVRIEMAGDLFELKFDQQSFHVEQARFRSLKGSLETSMSGTYGRNAETQGALKANHINLRKWFRHSGVTYPNFVDKTVLKDVSAEFNWSQTPDQLSVENLALQLDQSKITGNIWRKLQAEKPQYRFDLAISKLDLDRYEAYADSKPSNRTVQKNAKPVSNSPKAAKQDSSVSTKVAKEETYLPVGLPITTLRGLQAEGHLHIAKLKAWQMQMQEFEINLSANAGKLQLAPLDANLYQGTLRSKLLVDVTGKTPHYDWSGRMEGVQLKPFLTDGWQYELLEGQYDSTFNFNTLGVNSFLLKQNLNGSFNAKVQAGQFKGMDLNKLLAGQKTSAKDATTFSQLSMAGDIQSGVMALRRMNVKSDRFSAIGTGQLILPTAQLNAVLHTTYHRPPQRLQQLKGVEVPVHLKGALGNVQWSVDLKKLLSNPANQQKLLNSLQQFLQAS; via the coding sequence ATGGAAAAAAAACCGGATTCAGCACTAGATGATAAGGTAACGCAAACAACCGACCAGCAGGACCTGCCACCTGAAAAAAAAGTGTATTCGGATGATCATGTCTGTCCTATCAAAGAACAGAGAATGGCCAAGCAAAGAGGTAAGCCTGCGCACCCTGTCGTGAAATGGTCCAGCCGAATTGTTATGGCGCTGGCTATTATTCCGATTATTTTGGTGTTGGCTTTTATTGGAGCCATTAATTTTATGGACTACAACCAATATAAGCCCCAAATTGAATCGGAATTCCAAAAACGAACGGGATATGGATTGAAAATTAATGGCCCCATCGATGTCTCTGTCTGGCCATTTGCGCTTGAAGCCAAGCAGGTTGAGCTTCAAAACAGACCTTCCTTTTCGTCGCCAAATTTGGCACAAATTGACAGCATTCAAGTCGAGCTGTCGCTATGGAGCCTTTTTGTCAATCGTCACTTAGAACTCTTAGGTGTGGAGTTGGAAAAACCCCACTTGTTTTTGGAAACCAACGCGGCAGGCCAGCATAATTGGCGTTTATTGCAGCAGCGATTGGCACTGACAGCAGCGCAGCCGAAACCGCCTGGTCTAAGAAAAGTGGCTTATCAGGTGGTGACGGCGCCTGTAGAGGTTTCTGATACAACAGAGCTTGTGGACTGGCATCTTGACAGTTTCGTCCTGCAAAATGCGATCATTGAGTGGCAAAACGAGCAGGCAAAGACCCACCTGACAATGGAAGATTTCGATTTGATGGCATTTGACATTTCCCCGAATCAGCCATTTAAAGTCTTAACCAATTTTCAATACGACTCATCTGAAATTAAATCCAGCTTCCATTTCAATGTTGCGTCTATGCTGACGTTAAACAATCGTTTTTCTCAATGGACGCTTTCCGACTGGACAGGCAACGTTCGGCTGGTGTTGCCGAAAACCATGCAAATTCCAGAAGTGCGGATTGAAATGGCTGGTGACCTTTTTGAATTGAAGTTCGACCAACAATCGTTTCATGTGGAACAAGCCCGATTTCGCTCGCTCAAAGGAAGCTTAGAAACTTCAATGTCCGGCACTTATGGGCGTAATGCTGAAACTCAGGGCGCCTTAAAAGCCAACCATATTAATTTACGCAAATGGTTCCGTCATTCTGGCGTAACCTATCCAAACTTCGTAGACAAAACCGTTTTAAAAGATGTGTCTGCAGAATTCAACTGGTCTCAAACACCTGATCAGCTTTCGGTTGAAAATCTCGCCCTCCAGCTCGACCAATCAAAGATCACGGGGAATATCTGGCGCAAGCTGCAGGCTGAAAAGCCACAATACCGATTTGATTTAGCCATCTCCAAATTGGATTTGGATCGCTATGAAGCCTATGCCGATTCGAAACCCTCGAACCGAACGGTTCAGAAGAATGCTAAGCCGGTGTCAAACTCACCTAAAGCAGCGAAACAAGATTCTTCGGTTTCTACAAAGGTAGCCAAAGAAGAGACTTATTTACCGGTTGGTTTGCCGATCACAACGCTCAGAGGATTGCAGGCTGAAGGGCATCTTCATATAGCGAAGTTAAAAGCATGGCAGATGCAAATGCAGGAATTTGAGATCAATCTTTCAGCCAATGCCGGCAAACTTCAACTTGCGCCTTTGGATGCGAATTTATACCAGGGCACATTGCGTTCCAAATTGTTGGTCGATGTGACAGGCAAAACGCCTCATTATGATTGGTCTGGCAGAATGGAAGGTGTTCAGCTCAAACCGTTTTTAACTGATGGGTGGCAATATGAGTTGCTTGAAGGTCAATACGACAGTACGTTTAACTTCAATACGCTAGGGGTAAATAGCTTTTTATTGAAACAGAATTTGAATGGGTCCTTTAATGCTAAAGTTCAGGCAGGCCAGTTTAAGGGAATGGATTTAAATAAATTGTTGGCGGGTCAAAAAACCAGCGCAAAAGATGCGACGACTTTCAGCCAATTATCTATGGCAGGAGACATTCAATCAGGTGTAATGGCATTACGCCGAATGAATGTGAAAAGTGATCGTTTTTCAGCCATTGGCACTGGACAGCTCATTTTGCCGACTGCCCAGTTAAATGCGGTACTGCACACCACTTATCATCGACCGCCCCAAAGACTTCAACAACTGAAAGGGGTGGAAGTACCGGTTCACTTGAAAGGTGCTTTAGGAAATGTGCAATGGTCTGTCGATCTTAAAAAGTTGTTAAGTAACCCCGCCAATCAACAAAAGCTGTTGAACAGCTTGCAGCAATTTTTGCAGGCTTCATAA